The Planctomycetia bacterium sequence GACCCCTTCGCTGCGGGCTTCGACCTTGCCGCCGTGCATCTCGACGAGTCGCTTGACCAACGTGAGCCCGATGCCGAGCCCACCTTGCGCGCGCTCCAACGAGTTGTCGGCCTGGATGAAGAGATCGAAAATGCGCGGCAGCATTTCCGACATGATACCGGTCCCCGTATCGCGAATGCTCACGATCGCTTCGTTTCCTTGGCGCTCGACGGCCAGCGTAATCTTCCCTCCCGGTTCCGTGTACTTAACGGCGTTGTTCAGCAAATTGCAAAAGACTTGTTCCAGTCGACTCCCGTCGGCCTCGAGCCAAATCGCGGCCGTCGACATGGCGATGGAGAACGCGTGACGCCGTTCTTCGAACTTCGGCGCAATCGTTTCAGCGGCTCGCTCGACGACGTCCTGCAACCGTACGCGGCCGATGCGGAGTTGGATCTTGCCGGCGCTCATGCGCGAGGCGTCGGAGAGATCGCTCACCATCCGTTCGAGCCCGTCGACTTGGCGCTCGATGATCTGCACGGTCTCGGGAGGGTTGCCGCCGTGCTCGAGCTTGATCAACTGCACGGCATTCGCGATCGCCGCGAGCGGGTTGCGCAACTCGTGCGCGAGCATCGCGAGAAATTCATCTTTGCGTTGGTTCTGTTCGGCCATCCGTTCTTCGGTTCGCTTGCGCTCAGTGATGTCGCGGAGCACTTTCGCGAAGCCGCGGAGCTTGCCGGCGTCGTCCCAGAGCGGAGTGACTACGCCGCTCGCCCAGAAGCGGGAACCATCTTTGCGCACATGCCAGCGCTCGTCTTCGGCCCGGCCTTTCTCCTTGGCGGTCGCGAGCTCGAACTCCGGCTGCTCGGAAGCGGAATCGTTCGGCGTGAAGATTTGGCAAAAGTTGTGGCCGAGGATCTCTTCTTCCTTGTAACCCAAGATGCGCTCGGCACCGAGATTCCAAGTGATGATCTTGCCGGTCTCGTCGAGCATGAAAATGGCGAAATCCTGGACCGTGTCCATGAGGATCTGCCAGCGTTCTTGATCCGACCATTGCTCGGCGTTGCCCGGCCTCGTACCCATGTTGCCTCGAAGCGAAAAGAGTAGCTCGACAAATCGATTTTCGATTATAGATGAATGGGGTACGGAGCAAGAGGCGCAGCCCCGATCGCCGATGATTTGCGGGGAATTCCTTTCGCTTTCGTGTTTCGCACCCCGACCGACGGACAGTTGCTTGGCAGTAAATAGGCTACGTGCCGCCACCTTCGGGCAGCACGCGACGTTCTTCGAACGCCTCGGGAGCGACTCTTGCGAAACGAACGCTCGGCGACGACGATAACGGTTCTTCTGCGCCTGTCCGTAAGGAGTTTCCCGATGCCTCGCCGTCGAACCGTCGCCCCGCTGCATGGGGTTGCCGCATTGTCCCTCTTGCTCTGCGCGTTCGCCTGCGCACCGCCGGCTCTTACCATCGCCGACGAATTCCCAAAACCTTACGACAGCGAAACCGATCTCTCGGCCCCGCACATGGACCCCGCCGAGGCTGCGAAGAAGTTTCGCGTGCCCGAGGGGTTTCGCGTCGACGTCTTCGCGGCCGAGCCCGAAGTGATGAACCCGATCGCCACGGCTTGGGACACACGCGGCCGGCTTTGGGTCGCAGAGAATTTCACGTACGCGGAACGTCCGAAACGCTTCGCCGCCGACCTGCGCGACCGGATTCTGATTCTCCCGGATGCCGACGGCAACGGAAAGCCCGATGAGCGCCGCGTGTTTCTCGACAACGTCGAACATCTGACGAGTATCGAAGTCGGTCTCGGGGGCGTATGGCTCATGTGTCCGCCGCAGTTGCTCTTCGTTCCCGATGCCGATGGCGACGACAAACCGGACGGCCCGCCGGTTCCCGTGCTTGAAGGGTTCACGGTACCGCCGGAGAACTTTCACAACTTCGCCAACGGCCTGCGCTGGGGGCCCGATGGTTGGCTGTACGGCCGCGTCGGCGCAAGCGCGCCGGGAATCATACGACGTGCCGACGCTCCGGATGAGTATGCCGTACCGATTCGCGGCGGGATGTGGCGCTACCATCCGCAAACGAAGCAGTTCGACGCCCTCTGCCACGGGACGACGAACCCCTGGGGACACGATTGGGACAAGCATGGCGAGACGTTTTTTATCAATACCGTGAACGGCCATCTCTGGCACATGATTCCCGGCGCGCATTTTCGCCGGCCACACACGATCCACGGGAGTTCGCTCGTTTACGAACCGATGGAGATGCACGCCGACCATTGGCATTGGGACATCGGCAAAGATTGGACCGATTCGCGCAAGCAGGGGGGCGTTCACGATCAACTCGGCGGCGGCCACGCACACGTCGGCATGACGATCTACGGCGGCCTGCAATGGCCCGAGAAGTATCGGGGCGAGCTCTTCACGCTCAACCAACATGGTCGGCGAATGAATGTCGAACGTTTGGAGCGCCACGGCTCGGGCTACGTCGGCAAGCATGAGCCCGACATGCTATTCGCGAGCGATGCTTGGTTCCGCGGTGTCGAAGTAACGTACGGTCCCGACGGCGGCGTGTATCTCATCGATTGGAACGACACCGGCGAATGCCATGAGAACACCGGGGTCCATCGCAACTCAGGGCGAATCTTTAAGGTGACGTATGGAAACCCGAAGCCGGTGCCGGCGCCGGATTTGAAGAAGCTCGACGGAGCGGCACTATGGTCGATCGCCAAAGATTCGCCGAACGAGTGGCTGGCGAGGCAAGCGACCCGAGAATTCGCCAACCGTGCGGCGCGCGATCGGAAGTCGGTGACTCAGATCTTCGACGACGCTTTTACTTCGCAAAGCCTGCGCGGACTTTGGCTCGGTGAATTCCTCCTGCCTACAGACGGTGCGGTCAACCTCGACCTGCTCAAGCATTCCGACGAACACATGCGCACCTGGTCTGTCCGATTGTTGGTCGACAAACTGCCGCTCGACACGCCGACCGCGAAGGTGCGCAGCACTAAGCCGCTGGAGCCGACCGCTTACGCCGCGATCGTGCGCCTTGCGAAGGAAGACAAGTCGGGGCTCGTCCGCTTGGCCTGCGCTTCGGCGCTGCAGCGATTGCCGGTCGAGCAGCGGGTTGCCCTTGCCGATGCGTTGTTGTCGCACGCCGAGGATGCCGACGACGCGAACCTACCGCCGCTCGTTTGGTACGGCTTGATTCCGATCGCCGAAGCTTCGCCGGAGAAGCTTGCGACCACGGCTGCGGAAGGGAAGATTCCGCGCGTGCGTCAATGGATCGCGCGACGCTCGACGGAAGTTCTCGCGAAGAATCCGGCGGCGATCGCAGCCTTGCTCGCGGCGACGAAAGAGAAGCCGGCGGAAGTGCGATACGACGTCGTTCGCGGAGTTCTGCAAGGGCTCGCCGGGCATCGCAAAGCGAAAGCACCCGCGGATTGGAACGCCTACGCCTCGGCGATGACCGCGGCTCCAGCCGACGTGCAGGAAGCGCTCCGGACGATCGGCGTGGTCTTCGGCGACGGCCGCGCGCTCGACGAAGTTCGGCGACTGGCGCTCGACGGCAAGGCCGGCATCGAGCAACGTCGTGCGGCATTGGAATCGTTGATCGAGGCCAAGCCCGACGACTTGCGCCAAGTCTGCGAGTCGCTCTTGAAAGTTCGTTTTCTTAACACGACGGCTTTGGCCGGGCTCACCCGCTTCGACGACCCGACGATCGGCAAGCAACTCGCCGCGAACTATCGGTCGTTCCATGTCTCGGAGCGTTCGGCGGTCGTCGAGGCCTTGGTGTCGCGGCCGAGTTTCGCCGGGTATCTCTTAGAGCAAGTCGCCTCGGGCACGATCCCGCGCAATGAGCTAAGCCCGTTCCAGGCCCGACAAATTCGAGGCTTCAACGACCCCAAACTGTCGAAGCAACTCTCCGACGTTTGGGGCGAGTTGCGCGACTCACCCGACGACAAACGTCAACTCATTGCGAAACTGAAAACCGAACTCACGCCCGTCACTCTCGCTTCGGCCGAGGTGAGCGCAGGCCGCGCGTTGTTCGTGAAGAGCTGCGCTTCTTGCCACCGGCTGTTCGGCTCCGGCGGGCAGATCGGGCCCGACCTCACCGGCGCGAATCGGAAGAATCTCGATTATCTACTGGAAAACATCGTCGATCCGAGCGCCGTCGTGAATAAAGACTTCTTGATGACGATGTTCACGCTCAACGACGGCCGTGTCGTGAGCGGCATCGTGACGAGCGAGAACGAAGAAACTCTAGTCGTGCAATCGGCGCAAGCGAAGCTGACGTTGCTCAAGAGCGATATCGACGAGCGGGCTTTGTCGAAACAGTCGCTCATGCCGGAAGGAGCGCTGCAGCCTTTGAGTGCGGTGCAGATTCGCAACCTCCTGGCTTATCTGATGAGCGAAGTCCAAGCTCCGCTGCCGCCGGAAGCCGGCGCTGCGCCGACAACGACATCGACCTCCGCGATCGAAGGAACGCCCGGGAACAAAGCCGCCGGCGCTAAATAACCGGCGCTAAGTGATCGGCCGGCTTTTACGCAGATTGACCGGCAAAGCGATAACCGACGCCGCGAATGGTTTGCAGCACGGAACCGGCCGAGCGAATCTTTCGGCGCAGATTGAACATCTGCACGTCGATCGAACGGTCGTCGACCGGATAGTCGGCCCCTTTATATGCGAGCACGATCTGGCGCCGCGAGAACACGACACCCGGCCGCTGCGCCAAGACGTAGAGCAAATCGAACTCGCTCTTGGTGAGTCCGATGAGCGAACCTTCGACCCACACTTCGCGCCGAGCCGGATCGATGGAAAGCTCGCGAAACTCCAAGCTCGTCAGCCCGCGCGCATCCCGCGAGTCTTCGGCATGTCGCTTCTCGACGGCCAGCGCCGTGAAAGAGCCGCCGAAGCCGCATTGATTGCGCAGTAGCGTATAAATTTCGCGGACTGCGGGAAGCGCGGCCTCGGGTATCGTGCGGCTCCAGCCGATCGCCGGCATCGATACGGACCCGCGCTCCATGGCAGCCGTCAGCGCTGCGTCGGTGTTGGGTGCGGTGTTGACGAGGATGATGATCGGTTGTTCGACGATCGGTAACGAACCGTGATCGGTCGCCGGTTGGGTCGCGCGATGGTTCGAGAACGGTACGGCACAAGGAACAGGCGGAAAATCTTCGGCTCGCTTCAATCGAAAACTTGCCGCGCTATGCGACGGTAATGAATCCGTAGTGACCGAGCTCACGACTGTTTCCTTTCACTCGAAACAAAGCGACGAACCAAAATGAGCGACATCCCTTCCGTTCGATGAAGTCGTCTTGCGATTGGCATGCCGAACTTGCAGCGTGTCTTCAAGTGGGAGCAATTCGGCCGTTTTAAGGCTTTGCGAGAGCGATCGCGGTCGATCGGTATCTCCCGGAGCGGAAAAGCCGTTGCATATCACGGAAATTTCCCGTGAAATATAACGGCAGCTAGCGTAATTCGTCGGAATACGGATGATAGTAGTCGCTACGAAACTGCGACTCGCTGCGGCACCGCAAATGCAATGGGTGCCCATCCACCCACTGCCCCCTCGTCCTCCTCCATCCCTCTTTACCGCTCGCCCTGAGTTTATGCAGCCGAGAAACGGTGAGGTTGTCGAGACGCCGCAGGCCGTGGCCCCGAAACGGATGACCCGTTGGGCCCGATTCTGGAAAAGGGTCACGGCGATCCGCGGGTCGTGGGTGGCGCTGAGCCCGCAACGGATTCTGATCTGCGATCTGCTGCACTTCGCCCGCAAGTTGCCGACGATTCCCGTCCAGCGACGCATCAACCTTGCCGCCGTGCGCGATGCGCGCGAGGCCGCGAAGCGCCGGCCGGGCTGGTGCGCGATCTTTACGAAGGCATTCGCCCTGACGGCGGCGGAGCGTCCGGAACTTCGGCGTGCGTATATCCAGTGCCCTTGGCCCCTCTTGTATCAATCGAACGTCAGCGTCGCTTCGGTGGCCGTCGAACAGCAACAGGGAAGCGAGTCGTGCGTGGCGTTCGCCAAACTGCACCGGCCCGACGAGCGTAGCTTGCACGCGCTGGATCGGCATTTGAAGATGTTCTCGCGGTCGTCGCGCAGAAATTCGCTGATCGCGCGGACGGGCTTGCTCGTCGCGCGGCTGTGGTGGCCACTCCGTTATTGCATGTGGTGGTTCGCTCTCAACGGCGTCGGCAAGTTTCGGACACGCCACTTCGGCACCTTCGGCGTCAGCGTCTACTCCGGGCTCGGGGCCGAATCGCTCCATCCTCTCTGCCCGCTTACTTATTTAGTCAGCTACGGCGTGATGCAACCCAACGGCGACATCGACGTCCGACTGGTATACGACCATCGTGTCGTCGACGGCGCGGTCGTGGCGCGAGCCTTGGCGGCGATGGAGACGGTGCTCAACGGCGCCATTCTTCGCGAGCTTCAAACGCTGCAACCCCGAGAGTCTCTCGCGACGGAAGAAAACTCGGCCGGCGAGCCGGCGATCGTACTGCCGCTGCACGTCGCCGAGGGGAGCGTCGGTCGTCGGGCGAGACGTTGATTTTCTCGCGAAGACTTGCTTTATTTCGCGGAAACAATACCCGCTGCGTGCCGAGAACGGGGTGAATCGAGGTCGTCAAACGAGGGGAATTTAATTACAATCGTGAAGCTGCGTAATTGAATATCGTCCTGACGATTCTCGACGCTCCCATTAGCCTCTCGCCAACGGTCGCCGAACACGATGAAAGAGCCGGAAGAGTTTCAGTGGTGCGCCGATCGCTTGAAGGCGCTCGCCGACCCGGAGCGGTTGCGAATCGTCGCCAAGCTCTTGTCGGGCCCTAAGCATGTCGGTGCGTTGGCCGAAGAGTTGAAGGATTCGGTTGTTAAGGTTTCGCACCATCTCGGCGTCTTAAGGCATTCCGGCCTCGTCCTGGCGACTAAGCAAGGACGCTTCGTCGAATATTCGCTGCATCCCGAAGTGTTCGTCGTTCGCAACGAGACCGATAGCGAAAGCTTTCTTGATCTCGGC is a genomic window containing:
- a CDS encoding PAS domain S-box protein, which produces MGTRPGNAEQWSDQERWQILMDTVQDFAIFMLDETGKIITWNLGAERILGYKEEEILGHNFCQIFTPNDSASEQPEFELATAKEKGRAEDERWHVRKDGSRFWASGVVTPLWDDAGKLRGFAKVLRDITERKRTEERMAEQNQRKDEFLAMLAHELRNPLAAIANAVQLIKLEHGGNPPETVQIIERQVDGLERMVSDLSDASRMSAGKIQLRIGRVRLQDVVERAAETIAPKFEERRHAFSIAMSTAAIWLEADGSRLEQVFCNLLNNAVKYTEPGGKITLAVERQGNEAIVSIRDTGTGIMSEMLPRIFDLFIQADNSLERAQGGLGIGLTLVKRLVEMHGGKVEARSEGVGHGSEFIVRLPVVAETAVVLPPAPQAAVPEPRKGLQLLLAEDNVDTALTLGMLLRKLGHAVEIVHDGPAALRAVDVRKPDALLLDIGLPGLDGYQVAQRLRQHPENAATRLIAMTGYGQEEDLEMSRRSGFDHHLVKPVSLATLKELLAKLSQ
- a CDS encoding c-type cytochrome, which encodes MPRRRTVAPLHGVAALSLLLCAFACAPPALTIADEFPKPYDSETDLSAPHMDPAEAAKKFRVPEGFRVDVFAAEPEVMNPIATAWDTRGRLWVAENFTYAERPKRFAADLRDRILILPDADGNGKPDERRVFLDNVEHLTSIEVGLGGVWLMCPPQLLFVPDADGDDKPDGPPVPVLEGFTVPPENFHNFANGLRWGPDGWLYGRVGASAPGIIRRADAPDEYAVPIRGGMWRYHPQTKQFDALCHGTTNPWGHDWDKHGETFFINTVNGHLWHMIPGAHFRRPHTIHGSSLVYEPMEMHADHWHWDIGKDWTDSRKQGGVHDQLGGGHAHVGMTIYGGLQWPEKYRGELFTLNQHGRRMNVERLERHGSGYVGKHEPDMLFASDAWFRGVEVTYGPDGGVYLIDWNDTGECHENTGVHRNSGRIFKVTYGNPKPVPAPDLKKLDGAALWSIAKDSPNEWLARQATREFANRAARDRKSVTQIFDDAFTSQSLRGLWLGEFLLPTDGAVNLDLLKHSDEHMRTWSVRLLVDKLPLDTPTAKVRSTKPLEPTAYAAIVRLAKEDKSGLVRLACASALQRLPVEQRVALADALLSHAEDADDANLPPLVWYGLIPIAEASPEKLATTAAEGKIPRVRQWIARRSTEVLAKNPAAIAALLAATKEKPAEVRYDVVRGVLQGLAGHRKAKAPADWNAYASAMTAAPADVQEALRTIGVVFGDGRALDEVRRLALDGKAGIEQRRAALESLIEAKPDDLRQVCESLLKVRFLNTTALAGLTRFDDPTIGKQLAANYRSFHVSERSAVVEALVSRPSFAGYLLEQVASGTIPRNELSPFQARQIRGFNDPKLSKQLSDVWGELRDSPDDKRQLIAKLKTELTPVTLASAEVSAGRALFVKSCASCHRLFGSGGQIGPDLTGANRKNLDYLLENIVDPSAVVNKDFLMTMFTLNDGRVVSGIVTSENEETLVVQSAQAKLTLLKSDIDERALSKQSLMPEGALQPLSAVQIRNLLAYLMSEVQAPLPPEAGAAPTTTSTSAIEGTPGNKAAGAK
- a CDS encoding winged helix-turn-helix domain-containing protein encodes the protein MSSVTTDSLPSHSAASFRLKRAEDFPPVPCAVPFSNHRATQPATDHGSLPIVEQPIIILVNTAPNTDAALTAAMERGSVSMPAIGWSRTIPEAALPAVREIYTLLRNQCGFGGSFTALAVEKRHAEDSRDARGLTSLEFRELSIDPARREVWVEGSLIGLTKSEFDLLYVLAQRPGVVFSRRQIVLAYKGADYPVDDRSIDVQMFNLRRKIRSAGSVLQTIRGVGYRFAGQSA
- a CDS encoding metalloregulator ArsR/SmtB family transcription factor gives rise to the protein MKEPEEFQWCADRLKALADPERLRIVAKLLSGPKHVGALAEELKDSVVKVSHHLGVLRHSGLVLATKQGRFVEYSLHPEVFVVRNETDSESFLDLGCCRLGLPVERPVQIELPK